A window of the Butyricimonas faecalis genome harbors these coding sequences:
- a CDS encoding ExbD/TolR family protein, protein MSQKIKKKSTFIDMTAMSDVTVLLLTFFMLTSTFIQKEPVQVNPPQSVSEIKIPETDIVSILVEPTGKVFMGLDKPQDRVEVLKKMGESYQIEFTDQELKKFSLCNSFGVPIQGMKQFLALSSEEQDKVIMNYGIPCDSTNNQFKSWMQFAREVNKDLVIAIKADQKTPYPLIKDIMATLQDLRENRYNLITSLRNMPEV, encoded by the coding sequence ATGAGTCAGAAAATTAAAAAGAAATCAACGTTTATCGACATGACTGCCATGAGTGACGTGACGGTGCTGTTGCTGACGTTTTTCATGCTGACTTCCACGTTCATTCAGAAAGAACCGGTGCAGGTGAACCCGCCGCAGTCGGTTTCCGAGATTAAAATTCCCGAAACCGATATTGTCTCTATTTTGGTAGAGCCGACGGGGAAGGTGTTCATGGGACTAGACAAACCACAGGATCGTGTTGAAGTGTTGAAAAAAATGGGAGAGAGTTATCAGATCGAATTTACAGATCAGGAATTGAAGAAATTCAGTCTATGTAATTCGTTCGGAGTGCCCATTCAGGGAATGAAGCAATTCCTTGCGTTATCGTCGGAAGAACAGGATAAAGTGATCATGAATTATGGAATTCCGTGTGATAGTACGAATAACCAGTTTAAATCGTGGATGCAATTTGCCCGAGAGGTGAACAAGGATTTGGTGATCGCTATCAAGGCGGATCAGAAGACTCCCTACCCGCTAATCAAGGATATTATGGCAACATTGCAAGATCTGCGAGAGAATCGTTATAACTTGATTACTTCGTTGCGCAATATGCCGGAGGTATGA
- a CDS encoding MotA/TolQ/ExbB proton channel family protein: MKKTTIKEGTKRSFSISAFPIIILCFILAMVIYHFVYGNPTNFINNDPNNHPVQGNLLGTIYKGGIIVPVIQTLLFTVLTLSVERLIALKRAKGKRNLQRFVTKVKSDLEEGNIEAVRQACDKQKGTVANVIKASLSTYSQVSSCDTLSKEEKQLAVRKDLEEATMLELPTMEQNLGVIATITTLGTLMGLLGTVIGMIKSFAALSSAGGTDSIALSTGISEALVNTAFGIATGACAVIAYNFFTSKIDGITHSIDEIGAYLVQSFTIKQR, translated from the coding sequence ATGAAAAAGACTACAATAAAAGAAGGGACAAAGAGAAGTTTTAGTATTTCTGCATTTCCGATAATCATTCTGTGTTTTATTTTGGCAATGGTTATTTATCATTTCGTGTATGGTAATCCGACTAATTTTATAAATAATGACCCGAATAATCACCCGGTTCAAGGGAATTTGTTGGGTACAATTTACAAGGGGGGTATTATTGTTCCGGTTATCCAGACTTTGTTGTTCACGGTATTGACGTTAAGCGTGGAGCGATTGATTGCTTTGAAAAGAGCAAAAGGAAAAAGGAATTTGCAACGATTCGTGACCAAGGTGAAGAGTGATCTTGAGGAGGGAAATATCGAGGCTGTCCGTCAGGCTTGTGATAAACAGAAAGGTACCGTGGCAAACGTGATCAAGGCATCGCTGTCCACTTATTCGCAAGTGTCATCATGTGATACGCTGTCGAAAGAAGAGAAACAGTTGGCTGTACGAAAAGATCTGGAAGAGGCTACCATGCTTGAGTTGCCGACAATGGAACAGAATCTGGGTGTAATTGCCACGATCACGACTTTGGGGACTTTGATGGGATTACTCGGAACGGTGATCGGTATGATCAAGTCTTTTGCTGCCTTGTCATCTGCCGGGGGAACGGATTCTATCGCTCTTTCAACCGGTATTTCCGAGGCGCTTGTGAACACGGCTTTCGGTATCGCAACCGGAGCTTGTGCCGTAATTGCTTATAATTTCTTTACCAGTAAAATTGATGGAATCACGCATAGTATTGACGAGATCGGTGCTTATCTGGTACAGAGTTTCACGATTAAACAACGTTAG
- a CDS encoding MATE family efflux transporter → MRINSLYYKQNINIAFPIMLSLAGQAIVQMADNIMVGQLGAPELAAVSLAGAIIMNTMVVGMGIATGLTPLVGQAHALDDKERIAGFFQNSLLLNTTVSLVLTLFLFLLMPYLTMMGQPAEVVELCKGYYILTSFSVIPFILFMTFKQYMEGVGNTKVAMVITISCNVLNILLNYIFIYGKFGAPFLGVAGAGLATLISRLMMPVAFFLYIHRSQIYSPVFRFFRFSNTSSRKIKQLLQVGYPIAGQMVVEFLSLSLITVMMGWLGTIALAANQIVMSMISLTFMISSGIAGATTILVSHEFGRGNIGKMRRYAHASFRLAVIFMAGAAVIYALFGAPIASIFTPDPEVIKVARNLFFVVAVFEIFDGLQVTALGALRGITDVQRPMIYALVSYLFVAVPLAYIAGILLDFGAPGLLSGFCGGLMFAATLFIRRFNKSVSNTRLRRES, encoded by the coding sequence ATGAGAATTAACTCACTGTATTACAAACAGAACATCAATATTGCATTTCCGATCATGCTATCATTAGCCGGTCAGGCGATCGTACAAATGGCAGACAACATCATGGTCGGACAACTCGGGGCCCCGGAATTGGCAGCCGTGTCATTAGCGGGAGCAATTATCATGAACACCATGGTCGTCGGCATGGGTATTGCCACCGGCCTTACCCCACTCGTGGGCCAGGCTCACGCACTCGATGACAAAGAACGTATCGCGGGATTTTTCCAAAACTCACTTTTACTGAACACGACCGTGTCACTCGTACTCACTCTTTTCTTGTTCCTACTCATGCCCTACCTTACCATGATGGGCCAACCCGCTGAAGTCGTGGAACTATGCAAAGGATATTATATTCTGACTTCATTCTCGGTCATCCCGTTTATTCTGTTCATGACATTCAAACAATACATGGAAGGAGTTGGAAACACGAAGGTTGCCATGGTGATCACGATTTCATGCAACGTGCTAAATATTTTACTAAACTACATATTTATATATGGCAAATTTGGCGCACCATTCCTCGGGGTTGCAGGTGCGGGACTAGCCACGCTAATCTCCCGTTTGATGATGCCTGTTGCTTTTTTTCTATACATCCATCGCTCCCAAATATATAGCCCAGTATTCCGCTTCTTCCGATTTAGCAACACAAGTAGCCGGAAAATCAAACAACTATTACAAGTCGGCTACCCCATTGCCGGACAAATGGTCGTGGAATTTCTATCCCTCAGCCTCATCACCGTCATGATGGGATGGCTAGGCACCATTGCCCTCGCTGCAAACCAAATTGTCATGTCCATGATTTCACTTACCTTCATGATTTCCAGTGGTATCGCCGGAGCCACGACCATACTTGTAAGTCATGAATTCGGACGGGGAAATATCGGTAAAATGCGCCGGTACGCCCATGCCTCTTTCCGCCTTGCCGTCATTTTTATGGCAGGAGCGGCGGTAATTTACGCTCTTTTCGGAGCACCCATTGCATCCATTTTCACCCCGGATCCTGAAGTGATAAAAGTAGCCCGCAACCTATTCTTCGTGGTTGCCGTGTTTGAAATCTTCGACGGGTTACAGGTAACCGCGCTCGGAGCCTTGCGAGGTATCACCGATGTGCAGCGTCCCATGATCTATGCCCTCGTCTCCTATTTATTTGTCGCCGTACCACTAGCATATATTGCCGGAATCCTACTCGATTTCGGGGCTCCCGGACTGCTATCAGGCTTCTGTGGCGGCCTCATGTTTGCTGCCACCCTCTTCATCCGTAGATTCAACAAATCAGTGAGCAACACTCGCTTGCGACGAGAATCTTAA
- the pgl gene encoding 6-phosphogluconolactonase — protein MKIEAYKTAEEALRSMTGTLISVIKKSKSKPFHIALSGGSTAQQLFKLWVKEYRNDIPWDILRFYWVDERCVSPEDDESNFKHADRLLFMPLDIPQDHIHRIWGEQEPKVEAERYSEMVKWELPGYSNMPRFDCTILGIGADGHVASIFNDSMDLLTDPRVYAVSQHPKTGQQRITMTGTAILKSSAILIPVIGADKQEIMEHLIHKQGVYPASYILSRSSTATLFTDRIIE, from the coding sequence ATGAAAATAGAAGCATACAAAACTGCCGAAGAAGCACTACGTTCAATGACCGGAACTTTGATATCGGTAATTAAGAAAAGTAAATCGAAACCTTTTCATATCGCCTTGTCCGGAGGGTCTACGGCACAACAACTCTTCAAATTATGGGTAAAAGAATACCGGAATGACATTCCGTGGGACATTCTTCGCTTTTACTGGGTAGACGAACGATGCGTATCGCCGGAAGACGACGAGAGCAATTTCAAACATGCCGACCGTCTCCTTTTCATGCCCTTGGATATACCTCAAGATCACATCCATCGCATCTGGGGAGAACAAGAACCTAAAGTCGAAGCAGAACGATATTCGGAAATGGTGAAATGGGAACTTCCCGGCTACTCGAACATGCCTCGTTTCGACTGTACAATACTAGGCATTGGGGCCGACGGACACGTGGCCTCCATATTCAACGATTCGATGGATTTACTGACTGACCCGCGGGTTTACGCGGTTTCACAGCACCCAAAGACCGGACAACAAAGAATCACAATGACAGGGACCGCAATCTTAAAAAGTTCGGCCATATTAATTCCTGTTATTGGAGCAGATAAACAGGAAATCATGGAACATCTCATCCATAAACAAGGAGTATATCCGGCATCCTACATCTTATCTCGCTCGTCTACAGCAACCCTCTTCACGGATCGGATTATAGAATAA
- a CDS encoding RNA recognition motif domain-containing protein, with protein sequence MNIYISNLSYDVNDSDLRELFEEYGEVSSAKVIMDRETGKSRGFGFVEMSDDAQGQKAIDELNQAEYDGKVINVNVAKPRTDRPAGGRGGFNRNGGGRDRRGNGGGRGFEKKF encoded by the coding sequence ATGAACATTTACATTTCAAATTTAAGTTACGACGTGAATGATAGTGACTTAAGAGAGTTATTCGAAGAGTACGGTGAAGTTTCTTCAGCTAAAGTTATCATGGATAGAGAAACCGGAAAGTCAAGAGGTTTCGGATTCGTGGAAATGTCTGATGATGCGCAAGGACAAAAAGCTATCGATGAATTGAATCAAGCTGAATACGATGGTAAGGTGATCAACGTGAATGTTGCAAAACCGAGAACTGATCGTCCTGCCGGTGGTCGCGGAGGTTTTAACCGTAACGGTGGCGGTCGTGATCGTCGCGGTAATGGTGGTGGCCGTGGTTTCGAGAAAAAATTCTAA
- a CDS encoding ABC transporter ATP-binding protein gives MNTLKKLQQYMGNRKALLPVSMTLSALSALTGMLPYILIWFIVRELLVPGETIVSDNTTTYAWWAVGLAVGSVILYFAALMASHLAAFRVESNLRREAMHKIVHMPLGFFDSNTSGRIRKIIDDNAGITHSFLAHQMPDLAATFLVPLVAAILIFSFDWQLGLACILPVIISMAVMGFMMGTKGRQFMQNYMTALEEMNTEAVEYVRGIPVVKVFQQTIYSFKNFHKSIQNYNKMVFGYTRMWEKPMSFYTVIINGFVFFLAPLAILLIGHAGNPTPVLLNFFLFVLITPVFSQSIMKSMYLNQALGQASEAIGRLENLVSYESLPVPPSPKPLKDFSIQFNRVSFRYPGTTQKAIDGISFKIPQGKRVALVGASGGGKTTLARLVPRFWETTEGEVMIGNINVKDIAPNELMRNISFVFQNTKLFKTTLLENIKYGNPTATLPEIEKAVDMAQCREIIDKLPLGLNTKIGSEGTYLSGGEQQRIVLARAFLKNAPIIVLDEATAFADPENEHLIQQALKELTKGKTVLMIAHRLSSITDADNILVIDKGKVAEQGTHAKLIQQQGIYNHMWNEYLQSVRWTIGKEVTHA, from the coding sequence ATGAATACATTAAAAAAACTTCAGCAATACATGGGTAATCGAAAAGCACTTTTACCCGTATCCATGACATTATCTGCCCTTAGTGCACTGACAGGGATGTTGCCGTATATACTGATCTGGTTTATCGTAAGAGAATTACTCGTCCCTGGTGAAACTATCGTATCCGACAACACGACAACTTACGCGTGGTGGGCTGTTGGTCTGGCCGTGGGTAGCGTGATTCTTTACTTTGCAGCCCTGATGGCCTCGCATCTGGCTGCGTTCCGTGTCGAATCCAACCTGCGTCGCGAAGCCATGCATAAAATCGTACACATGCCTCTCGGTTTTTTCGATAGCAACACCAGCGGACGCATCCGCAAAATTATTGATGACAACGCGGGAATCACCCACAGTTTTCTAGCCCACCAGATGCCCGATCTGGCTGCCACGTTCCTCGTCCCTCTCGTTGCGGCCATACTCATCTTTTCATTCGACTGGCAACTCGGCCTTGCCTGCATACTTCCCGTCATCATATCCATGGCCGTGATGGGATTCATGATGGGTACAAAAGGGCGGCAATTCATGCAAAACTACATGACTGCCCTTGAAGAAATGAACACGGAAGCCGTGGAATACGTGAGAGGAATTCCCGTGGTAAAAGTTTTCCAGCAAACCATCTACTCGTTCAAAAACTTCCACAAAAGCATTCAAAACTATAATAAGATGGTATTCGGCTACACCCGAATGTGGGAAAAACCCATGTCATTCTACACCGTCATTATCAATGGTTTCGTGTTCTTTCTAGCCCCGTTGGCCATCCTATTGATCGGACACGCGGGAAACCCGACACCGGTACTGCTTAACTTTTTCCTATTCGTTCTCATTACTCCCGTCTTCTCGCAAAGCATCATGAAAAGCATGTATTTAAACCAAGCCCTAGGACAGGCTAGTGAGGCCATCGGACGTCTCGAAAACCTAGTTTCTTACGAAAGTCTCCCCGTCCCGCCCTCCCCTAAACCATTAAAAGACTTCAGTATTCAATTTAATCGGGTATCATTCCGCTATCCGGGAACGACACAAAAAGCGATAGACGGGATCAGTTTCAAGATTCCCCAAGGAAAAAGAGTGGCCCTCGTCGGAGCATCAGGTGGAGGCAAAACCACCTTGGCCCGACTCGTCCCCCGCTTTTGGGAAACCACGGAAGGAGAAGTGATGATAGGTAACATCAACGTGAAAGATATCGCCCCGAACGAATTGATGCGAAATATATCATTTGTATTCCAAAACACGAAATTATTCAAAACGACCTTACTCGAAAACATTAAATACGGCAACCCCACTGCCACACTACCCGAAATCGAGAAAGCCGTGGACATGGCCCAATGTCGGGAAATCATCGATAAACTTCCCCTGGGACTAAACACGAAAATTGGCTCGGAAGGGACATACCTTTCCGGAGGAGAACAACAACGTATCGTACTAGCCCGAGCCTTCTTGAAAAATGCTCCCATCATCGTACTCGACGAGGCTACCGCTTTTGCCGACCCGGAAAACGAACACTTGATACAACAAGCCCTGAAAGAATTGACCAAAGGAAAAACCGTGCTGATGATCGCTCACCGCTTGTCGAGCATAACCGATGCCGACAATATTCTGGTCATAGATAAAGGAAAAGTAGCAGAACAAGGAACACATGCCAAATTAATCCAACAACAAGGAATTTACAATCACATGTGGAACGAATACCTGCAATCCGTTCGCTGGACCATAGGAAAGGAGGTCACCCATGCTTAA
- a CDS encoding ABC transporter ATP-binding protein, with protein MLNTIKKRFALSTQGAKDFCKGTFFTVLLDIALMLPAVFVFLFLEDYLRPVFTPSASVTHDILYYSLLGIFFMIVMYIIAVLQYRATYTTVYDESANRRISLAEKLRKLPLAFFGEKNLSDLTATIMDDCTDLEHTFSHTVPQLFASLISLLLIAIGMAFYNWQLTLSLFWVVPLAIAIILISKNAIFKSNKTNYLKKRAVTEHIQEGLDTIQEIKSYNQERDYLEKLDTRIDSYEKILTRNELTLGILVNGSQSILKLGLASVIIVGADMLANGSIDLFTYLIFMVIGSRIYNPLNEVMNNLAALFYLDVRINRMNEMEALPIQQGDTNFKPENFNIEFREVDFSYEQGKPILNKVSFTAKQGEKTALVGPSGSGKSTAAKLAARFWDIQSGKITLGGQDISRIDPETLLKNYSVVFQDVVLFNTSIMDNIRIGKRDASDEEVLRAARLAQCDEFVCKMPKGYQTIIGENGETLSGGERQRISIARTLLKDAPIILLDEATASLDVENETKIQAGISELVRDKTVLIIAHRMRTVVNADNIIVLKDGQVVESGSAEYLKKQKGIFAKLLHPINL; from the coding sequence ATGCTTAACACTATAAAAAAACGTTTTGCCCTTTCGACACAAGGAGCGAAAGACTTCTGCAAAGGAACATTTTTCACCGTTCTGCTTGACATCGCGCTGATGTTGCCAGCCGTTTTCGTATTCTTGTTTCTCGAAGACTATCTCCGTCCGGTATTTACTCCATCGGCATCCGTAACACACGACATTCTCTATTACAGCCTTCTAGGAATTTTCTTCATGATCGTCATGTACATCATCGCCGTTTTACAGTATCGTGCCACCTACACCACTGTCTACGATGAAAGCGCCAACCGACGGATCTCCTTGGCTGAAAAACTGCGTAAACTACCTTTGGCATTTTTCGGGGAGAAAAACCTTTCCGACTTAACCGCCACGATCATGGACGACTGCACGGATTTGGAACACACGTTCTCTCATACCGTCCCCCAACTGTTTGCCTCGCTCATCAGCCTGTTACTGATTGCTATCGGAATGGCTTTCTACAACTGGCAACTAACCCTCTCCCTATTCTGGGTGGTCCCATTGGCTATAGCCATTATCCTCATCTCGAAAAATGCAATTTTCAAAAGTAACAAAACCAATTATCTGAAAAAACGAGCCGTAACCGAACATATACAGGAAGGGCTGGACACGATTCAAGAGATTAAGTCCTACAACCAAGAACGTGATTACCTGGAAAAACTGGACACGAGAATCGATTCCTACGAAAAGATATTGACTCGCAACGAATTAACCCTCGGCATCTTGGTAAACGGTTCTCAAAGTATCCTGAAACTCGGGCTGGCAAGCGTGATCATCGTGGGGGCCGACATGCTGGCAAACGGTAGTATCGACCTGTTCACTTACTTGATATTCATGGTGATCGGTTCACGGATTTACAACCCGTTAAATGAAGTCATGAACAATCTCGCTGCCTTGTTCTATCTGGATGTCCGTATCAACCGGATGAATGAAATGGAAGCACTCCCCATCCAACAAGGAGACACGAACTTTAAACCTGAAAATTTCAATATCGAATTCCGAGAAGTTGACTTCTCGTATGAGCAAGGTAAACCCATCTTAAATAAAGTTTCTTTCACGGCAAAACAAGGAGAAAAGACGGCTCTGGTAGGCCCATCCGGTAGCGGTAAAAGCACCGCTGCCAAACTGGCTGCCCGTTTTTGGGACATACAATCGGGAAAAATAACCTTAGGTGGACAGGATATCAGTCGAATCGATCCGGAAACCTTGTTGAAAAACTACTCCGTTGTGTTCCAAGACGTGGTTCTTTTCAACACCTCCATCATGGACAACATTCGTATAGGGAAACGGGATGCCAGTGATGAGGAAGTACTACGTGCCGCACGGCTTGCCCAATGTGATGAATTCGTCTGCAAGATGCCTAAAGGCTATCAAACCATTATCGGAGAAAATGGAGAAACTCTATCCGGTGGAGAACGCCAGCGTATCTCGATCGCCCGCACCCTGCTGAAAGATGCCCCGATCATCCTGCTTGACGAGGCCACCGCCTCCCTCGACGTGGAAAACGAAACCAAGATTCAAGCCGGGATATCCGAACTCGTACGGGATAAAACAGTACTGATTATCGCCCACCGGATGCGTACCGTGGTCAATGCCGATAACATAATCGTACTGAAAGACGGTCAGGTAGTGGAAAGTGGATCGGCAGAATATTTGAAAAAGCAAAAAGGAATATTTGCAAAATTACTCCACCCGATTAACTTATAA
- a CDS encoding molecular chaperone DnaJ, which translates to MDTTIQDSLNIMAQHTQNNVSDGRVDWWMWIAIAEFVILLILVLSKKSLPKNERLQRFKNESMNHEIDFNNTISSAFHAEELYDELKVKCHPDRFPMNPEKSRTAEMFFQEITKNKHNMKRLLELKEQAKHELNINF; encoded by the coding sequence ATGGATACAACAATACAAGATTCTTTGAATATAATGGCGCAACATACACAGAATAACGTATCAGACGGCAGAGTTGATTGGTGGATGTGGATAGCGATAGCGGAATTTGTTATTTTGCTTATTCTTGTTTTAAGCAAAAAGAGTTTGCCCAAGAATGAAAGGCTGCAACGCTTCAAAAACGAAAGCATGAATCATGAAATAGATTTCAACAACACCATCAGCAGTGCTTTTCATGCAGAGGAACTTTATGATGAGTTGAAAGTCAAATGCCATCCGGACCGTTTCCCGATGAACCCGGAGAAAAGCAGAACGGCAGAAATGTTCTTTCAAGAAATCACGAAAAACAAGCATAACATGAAAAGATTGCTTGAGTTGAAAGAACAAGCAAAACATGAATTGAATATAAACTTTTAA